Proteins encoded in a region of the Deltaproteobacteria bacterium genome:
- a CDS encoding tannase/feruloyl esterase family alpha/beta hydrolase, with protein MTKIARVAGFTACVFIAALTGARAAQAASATQCSALSRLKLPDVTSITATLVVATSTLPEYCNVQGNIGPGTIGFVVQLPTSWNGKLFHQGGGGYVGFIPDASAVLPLGYATAATDTGHKGGGALGGALDATWALNNPQGVIDFGYRAVHVTTTTAKAITAAYYGRGPSRSYFNGCSRGGGQGLMEAQRFPEDFDGLVVGAPAFDWTEFMMGFNWDSRAVAAAPIPVTKLPLIENAVTAQCDAADGLVDGLVQDPRACNFDPGVLRCPGADAPNCLTAAQVQAVRKVYAGPSRSNGRPITPGFPAGAESNGGWDVWISGGSIDPPLQFTFQDQFFRYIVFNNPSYNPFTFNFDTDPGKLTRTGLILNATDPDLRALQKRGSKIVMYHGWTDHALSALKTIDYYEDVDRAMGTAHAVRDFFRFFLVPDMHHCGGGPGPNVFDAFSPLVDWVEHGNAPQRIIASGGAVAGRTRPLCVYPQHAVYKGTGSIDDAANFACR; from the coding sequence ATGACCAAGATTGCGAGAGTGGCCGGCTTCACAGCATGCGTGTTCATCGCGGCGCTGACGGGCGCTCGAGCGGCACAGGCCGCGTCCGCTACGCAGTGCAGCGCGCTCAGTCGACTCAAGCTGCCCGACGTGACGAGCATCACCGCGACGTTGGTGGTCGCGACATCGACGTTGCCCGAGTACTGCAACGTCCAGGGAAACATTGGGCCGGGAACGATCGGGTTCGTCGTTCAGCTGCCGACAAGTTGGAACGGCAAGCTCTTCCATCAGGGCGGAGGCGGCTACGTCGGGTTCATCCCGGACGCGAGCGCCGTTCTCCCGCTCGGATACGCGACCGCTGCGACGGACACGGGCCACAAAGGAGGGGGAGCGTTGGGTGGCGCGCTCGACGCCACATGGGCGCTGAACAATCCCCAGGGGGTGATCGACTTCGGATATCGCGCCGTTCACGTCACGACGACGACGGCGAAAGCGATAACGGCGGCGTATTACGGGCGTGGCCCGAGCCGCTCGTACTTCAACGGTTGCTCCCGCGGCGGTGGTCAGGGATTGATGGAGGCGCAGCGCTTCCCGGAGGACTTCGACGGCCTGGTGGTGGGCGCGCCGGCATTCGACTGGACCGAGTTCATGATGGGCTTCAACTGGGACTCGCGCGCCGTCGCTGCCGCGCCCATTCCCGTGACGAAGCTCCCGCTCATCGAGAACGCCGTTACTGCGCAATGCGATGCCGCGGACGGCCTGGTCGACGGCCTCGTGCAGGATCCCCGCGCGTGTAACTTCGACCCGGGCGTCCTTCGCTGCCCTGGAGCTGACGCTCCGAACTGCCTTACCGCTGCGCAGGTGCAGGCCGTGCGCAAGGTGTATGCGGGCCCGTCGAGGTCGAATGGACGGCCGATCACGCCTGGGTTCCCGGCCGGAGCTGAGAGCAATGGCGGTTGGGACGTCTGGATCAGCGGCGGCTCGATCGACCCTCCGCTGCAGTTCACCTTCCAGGACCAGTTCTTCCGTTACATCGTCTTCAACAACCCGAGCTACAACCCGTTCACCTTCAACTTCGATACGGACCCGGGAAAGCTGACGAGGACGGGGCTGATCCTGAACGCGACGGATCCGGATCTGCGTGCGCTGCAGAAGCGCGGGTCGAAGATCGTCATGTACCACGGCTGGACCGACCACGCGCTCAGCGCGCTGAAGACGATCGACTACTACGAGGACGTCGACCGCGCGATGGGCACCGCTCATGCCGTGCGCGACTTCTTCCGCTTCTTCCTCGTCCCCGACATGCACCACTGCGGCGGCGGCCCGGGACCCAATGTCTTCGACGCCTTCTCGCCGCTCGTGGACTGGGTCGAACACGGGAACGCGCCGCAGCGGATCATCGCGTCAGGAGGAGCGGTGGCCGGACGTACGCGGCCGCTCTGCGTCTACCCGCAGCACGCCGTCTACAAGGGCACGGGCAGCATCGACGACGCCGCGAACTTCGCCTGCCGCTGA
- the hemW gene encoding radical SAM family heme chaperone HemW, with protein MQFGVYIHFPYCLSKCPYCDFASRAEAVIPQQRYTDSVVRELRVRAAQFPDRKAISIYFGGGTPSLWDPTQFGRVLREIRSLWSVEPEAEVTLEANPGTTDEERFAAFRELGVNRLSIGVQSFAPAQLVALGRRHSGSDAVRAFETARAAGFRNVSLDLIHGAERQTPQLAARDAAAAVALGPEHISCYALTLHGLAEEVPMAKALRRGELTLPDDEVVSEMGDAVRGELGKGGYARYEISNYARSGRESVHNSLYWRGGEYAAAGCGACGFLRQGGGGLRYANDRSPERYMERVERSGTGEASSERISPEDHLRERMFTGLRLAEGIDLAALERDLDLAVRERHAAAIGRIVEEGLGSLDGAILRLNDRGLDLHTEVSLRFF; from the coding sequence ATGCAGTTCGGCGTCTACATCCACTTCCCGTACTGTCTCTCGAAGTGCCCGTACTGCGATTTCGCGTCTCGCGCCGAAGCGGTGATCCCGCAGCAGCGCTACACCGATTCCGTGGTCCGCGAGCTTCGCGTCCGCGCGGCGCAGTTTCCGGATCGGAAGGCCATCTCCATCTATTTCGGCGGCGGCACGCCGTCGCTGTGGGACCCGACGCAATTCGGGCGCGTGCTCCGGGAGATCCGGTCGCTGTGGTCCGTCGAACCCGAAGCGGAGGTGACGCTCGAGGCGAATCCCGGGACCACCGACGAGGAGAGGTTTGCCGCCTTCCGCGAGCTGGGCGTGAACCGGCTGTCCATCGGCGTGCAGTCGTTCGCGCCGGCGCAACTCGTCGCTCTCGGGCGAAGGCACAGCGGTTCCGACGCAGTGCGCGCGTTCGAGACGGCCCGCGCAGCCGGGTTTCGCAACGTCTCGCTGGACCTCATCCACGGCGCCGAGCGGCAGACGCCGCAGCTTGCCGCCCGGGATGCCGCCGCCGCGGTGGCGCTCGGCCCGGAGCACATCTCCTGCTACGCCCTGACGCTGCACGGGCTCGCCGAAGAAGTGCCGATGGCCAAGGCACTGCGGCGCGGAGAGCTGACGCTTCCGGACGACGAGGTCGTCTCCGAGATGGGCGACGCAGTCCGCGGAGAGCTCGGCAAAGGCGGATACGCCCGGTACGAGATCAGCAATTACGCGAGATCGGGACGAGAGTCGGTCCACAACTCGCTCTACTGGCGCGGAGGCGAGTACGCTGCCGCGGGTTGCGGCGCGTGCGGGTTCCTGCGCCAGGGCGGTGGAGGGCTCCGGTATGCGAACGACCGCTCGCCGGAGCGGTACATGGAGCGCGTCGAGCGCTCCGGCACCGGAGAGGCGTCCTCGGAGCGCATCTCGCCCGAGGACCACCTGCGCGAGCGGATGTTCACGGGACTGCGTCTCGCGGAAGGCATCGATCTGGCCGCGCTGGAGCGCGATCTCGATCTGGCCGTTCGCGAGAGACATGCTGCGGCGATCGGCCGAATCGTCGAGGAAGGACTGGGCTCGCTCGACGGAGCGATCCTCCGGCTCAACGATCGCGGCCTCGATCTACACACCGAAGTGTCATTGCGGTTCTTTTAA
- a CDS encoding glutathione S-transferase family protein — MLKIVVGNKKYSSWSLRGWLALKLANVPYEEIVVPLDMPDTAQQIRKYSPSGRVPALIDGEITVWDSLAIAEYLHEKFPDKRLWPRDAAQRARARSVAAEMHAGFANLRNDCSMKIVQQYPYKALRPETQADVDRIVAIWQECLNQSGGPFLFGKEPCVADAFYAPVVSRFRTYSIPVSGAAKSYCDAVWAWPPLQEWVATAQRETLRAKFHED; from the coding sequence ATGCTCAAGATCGTCGTCGGAAACAAGAAGTACTCCTCCTGGTCGCTCCGCGGCTGGTTGGCGCTCAAGCTCGCCAACGTCCCCTACGAGGAAATCGTCGTTCCCCTCGACATGCCGGACACGGCGCAGCAGATCCGCAAGTACTCGCCGAGCGGACGCGTGCCGGCGCTCATCGACGGCGAGATCACCGTCTGGGATTCCCTGGCGATCGCCGAGTACCTCCACGAGAAGTTTCCCGACAAGCGCCTCTGGCCCAGGGACGCCGCGCAGCGCGCTCGTGCCCGGTCGGTGGCTGCGGAGATGCACGCGGGCTTCGCGAACCTGCGCAACGACTGCTCGATGAAAATCGTCCAGCAGTATCCCTACAAAGCGCTTCGTCCGGAGACGCAGGCGGACGTCGACCGGATCGTCGCCATCTGGCAGGAATGCCTGAATCAGAGCGGCGGTCCCTTCCTCTTCGGGAAGGAACCATGCGTCGCCGACGCGTTCTACGCGCCGGTGGTCTCTCGGTTCCGCACCTATTCGATTCCGGTCTCCGGCGCCGCCAAGTCGTACTGCGACGCGGTCTGGGCGTGGCCGCCGCTGCAAGAGTGGGTCGCCACCGCGCAGCGGGAGACGCTGCGTGCGAAGTTCCACGAGGACTGA